The Parashewanella tropica genome window below encodes:
- the fusA gene encoding elongation factor G: protein MADLSKYRNIGIFAHVDAGKTTTTERILKLTGKIHKIGEVHDGESTTDFMEQEAERGITIQSAAVTCEWNKHRLNVIDTPGHVDFTVEVYRSLKVLDGGVGVFCGSGGVEPQSETNWRYANESEVARIIFVNKLDRMGADFLRVVKQTKDVLAANPLVMVLPIGIEDEFKGVVDLLSRKAYVWDETGQAENYSVEDIPADMVDMVEEYREQLIETAVEQDDDLMEAYMEGEEPSIEDIKRCIRTGTRTMAFFPTYCGSAFKNKGMQLLLDAVVDYLPAPQEVDPQPLTDEEGNETGEHAIVDADEPLKALAFKIMDDRFGALTFVRIYSGRIKKGDTILNSATGKTERVGRMVEMQADERNELDSAQAGDIIAIVGMKNVQTGHTLCDPKHPCTLEAMVFPEPVISIAVSPKDKGGSEKMGIAIGKMVAEDPSFRVETDEDSGETILKGMGELHLDIKVDILKRTYGVDLIVGEPQVAYRETITQIVEDSYTHKKQSGGSGQFGKIDYVIRPGEPNSGFTFSSSVVGGNVPKEFWPAVEKGFESMMATGTVAGFPVLDVEMELTDGAYHAVDSSAIAFEIAAKGAFRQSMPKAGAQLLEPVMHVDVFSPEDNVGDVIGDLNRRRGMIKDQMAGVTGVRIKADVPLSEMFGYIGSLRTMTSGRGQFSMEFSHYAPCPASVAEKVIADVKEREANK from the coding sequence ATGGCTGACTTATCAAAATACAGAAATATTGGTATTTTTGCTCACGTTGATGCGGGTAAAACTACTACCACTGAGCGTATTCTTAAGCTTACCGGTAAAATCCATAAAATCGGTGAGGTTCACGATGGTGAATCTACTACTGACTTCATGGAGCAAGAAGCTGAGCGTGGTATTACCATTCAGTCAGCGGCTGTTACTTGTGAGTGGAACAAGCACCGTCTAAACGTAATTGACACTCCTGGACACGTTGACTTCACTGTTGAAGTATATCGTTCTCTTAAAGTTCTCGATGGTGGTGTTGGTGTATTCTGTGGTTCTGGTGGTGTTGAGCCACAATCAGAAACTAACTGGCGCTATGCGAACGAATCTGAAGTTGCTCGTATCATCTTCGTAAACAAGTTAGACCGTATGGGTGCTGACTTCTTACGTGTTGTTAAGCAAACTAAAGACGTTCTAGCGGCTAACCCATTGGTAATGGTATTGCCAATCGGTATCGAAGACGAATTCAAAGGCGTTGTAGATCTACTTTCTCGTAAAGCTTACGTTTGGGATGAAACTGGACAAGCTGAGAACTACAGCGTTGAAGACATTCCAGCTGACATGGTTGACATGGTTGAAGAATACCGTGAGCAACTGATCGAAACTGCTGTTGAGCAAGATGACGATCTAATGGAAGCTTACATGGAAGGTGAAGAGCCTTCTATCGAAGACATCAAGCGTTGTATCCGTACTGGTACTCGTACTATGGCGTTCTTCCCAACTTACTGTGGTTCTGCGTTCAAGAACAAAGGTATGCAGCTTCTACTTGACGCTGTTGTTGATTACCTACCAGCTCCACAAGAAGTTGATCCACAGCCTCTAACTGACGAAGAAGGTAACGAGACTGGCGAGCACGCTATCGTTGACGCTGATGAGCCTCTAAAAGCACTTGCGTTCAAGATTATGGATGACCGTTTTGGTGCGCTTACTTTCGTACGTATCTACTCTGGTCGTATCAAGAAGGGTGACACCATTCTTAACTCTGCAACAGGTAAAACTGAGCGTGTTGGCCGTATGGTTGAGATGCAAGCAGACGAGCGTAACGAACTAGATTCAGCTCAAGCGGGTGACATTATCGCTATCGTGGGTATGAAGAACGTGCAAACTGGTCACACTCTATGTGATCCTAAGCACCCATGTACTCTTGAAGCTATGGTATTCCCAGAGCCAGTAATCTCTATCGCTGTATCTCCAAAAGATAAAGGTGGTAGTGAGAAAATGGGTATCGCAATCGGTAAAATGGTTGCAGAAGATCCATCTTTCCGCGTTGAAACTGACGAAGATTCAGGTGAAACCATCCTTAAAGGTATGGGTGAACTTCACTTAGATATTAAAGTTGATATCTTGAAGCGTACTTACGGTGTTGACCTAATCGTTGGTGAGCCACAAGTAGCTTACCGTGAGACTATCACTCAAATCGTTGAAGATTCTTACACTCATAAGAAGCAGTCTGGTGGTTCTGGTCAGTTTGGTAAGATCGACTATGTTATCCGTCCAGGTGAGCCAAACTCAGGCTTCACGTTCAGCTCTTCAGTAGTTGGTGGTAACGTACCTAAAGAATTCTGGCCTGCAGTTGAGAAAGGCTTCGAGTCTATGATGGCTACTGGTACCGTTGCTGGTTTCCCTGTACTAGACGTTGAAATGGAACTAACTGATGGTGCATACCACGCAGTTGACTCTTCAGCTATCGCGTTCGAAATCGCTGCTAAAGGTGCATTCCGTCAATCTATGCCAAAAGCTGGCGCACAGCTTCTTGAGCCTGTGATGCACGTTGACGTATTCAGCCCAGAAGACAACGTAGGTGACGTAATCGGTGACCTTAACCGTCGTCGTGGTATGATCAAAGACCAAATGGCAGGCGTAACTGGTGTTCGTATTAAGGCTGACGTACCGCTTTCAGAAATGTTCGGTTACATCGGTTCTCTACGTACAATGACTTCTGGTCGTGGTCAGTTCTCTATGGAGTTCTCACACTACGCTCCATGTCCTGCAAGCGTTGCTGAAAAAGTAATTGCTGACGTTAAAGAAAGAGAAGCAAACAAGTAA
- the recJ gene encoding single-stranded-DNA-specific exonuclease RecJ encodes MLKPIVRRSNVDDSHLPNSLPPLLKQLYARRGVMAEQCQTGLAGLLRPDTLKDLPKAAAIISDAIEANKLITIIGDFDADGATSTSVCMLALRSMGAYKVNFLIPNRFDYGYGLSPEIVDLAHQQGSELLLTVDNGISSISGIAHANELAIPVVVTDHHLAGEELPQAAAIVNPNQPDCPFASKAIAGVGVAFYLMTAIKAELVRRQWFEKQNITPPNLTFLLDIVALGTVADVVPLDANNRILVEAGLRRVRSGQCRPGITALLDIAKRNPSKVVASDFGFAVGPRLNAAGRLDEMSLGVELLMCDDMSKARQMAYELDSLNQERRELEAGMQHEAMQKLASLSLHDDDLPCGLAIYQEDWHQGVIGILASRIKDRYHRPVIAFAKAENGEIKGSARSIKGLHMRDLLADINNLAPDLIIKFGGHAMAAGLSLKADAFPRFAELFEQLTSERLTQAQLTGEIFTDGELPLQLMEMETANLIRYAGPWGQEFEEPCFDGQFHIIQQRLVGEKHLKLVLESLCGTMMFDAIAFNVDLKRWPDMQAKTVELVYTLDVNEFRGNQSLQLMVKQIKAA; translated from the coding sequence GTGCTAAAACCCATTGTTCGCCGCTCAAATGTCGATGATTCACATCTACCCAATTCTCTACCACCATTGTTAAAGCAGTTGTATGCTCGTCGTGGTGTGATGGCGGAACAATGCCAAACGGGCTTAGCAGGACTACTGCGACCAGATACGTTAAAAGATTTGCCTAAAGCTGCCGCTATCATCAGTGATGCCATTGAAGCCAATAAGCTCATCACTATCATTGGAGATTTTGATGCCGACGGTGCAACATCCACTTCGGTATGTATGTTGGCGTTACGCTCAATGGGTGCTTATAAAGTCAATTTTCTTATCCCTAATCGCTTTGATTATGGCTACGGCCTAAGCCCTGAAATCGTGGATTTGGCTCATCAACAAGGCTCTGAGTTATTGCTTACTGTCGATAATGGTATTTCATCTATATCAGGCATTGCCCATGCGAATGAACTAGCCATTCCAGTGGTGGTGACAGATCATCACCTAGCTGGTGAAGAGTTACCTCAAGCTGCTGCCATTGTGAACCCTAACCAGCCAGACTGTCCGTTCGCCAGTAAAGCAATTGCGGGTGTGGGTGTGGCATTTTATTTGATGACCGCGATTAAAGCTGAGTTAGTTCGCCGCCAATGGTTTGAAAAGCAAAATATCACGCCACCGAATCTCACCTTCTTATTGGATATCGTAGCGTTAGGTACAGTAGCGGATGTCGTACCTTTAGACGCTAACAATCGCATTTTAGTTGAAGCAGGATTAAGGCGAGTACGTAGCGGTCAGTGCCGCCCCGGTATCACAGCGTTACTGGATATTGCCAAACGCAACCCCAGTAAAGTAGTCGCTAGTGATTTTGGATTTGCGGTAGGACCAAGACTCAATGCTGCAGGTCGCTTAGACGAGATGTCTTTGGGTGTAGAGTTGTTGATGTGCGATGACATGAGTAAAGCCAGACAAATGGCGTATGAGCTAGACTCCCTCAACCAAGAACGACGTGAACTAGAAGCTGGTATGCAGCATGAAGCAATGCAAAAGTTAGCTTCATTAAGCCTTCACGATGATGATTTACCTTGTGGACTTGCCATCTATCAAGAGGACTGGCATCAAGGGGTGATTGGCATTCTGGCCTCACGGATCAAAGATCGTTATCACCGACCTGTCATAGCCTTTGCTAAAGCTGAAAATGGTGAAATTAAAGGCTCTGCACGCTCTATTAAAGGCTTACACATGAGAGATCTGTTAGCCGATATTAATAATCTTGCCCCCGATCTCATTATCAAATTTGGTGGCCATGCCATGGCTGCCGGTTTATCCCTTAAAGCCGACGCTTTTCCTCGCTTTGCTGAGCTGTTTGAACAATTAACCAGTGAACGTCTTACTCAAGCACAACTTACTGGTGAAATTTTCACTGATGGTGAGTTACCTCTGCAATTAATGGAAATGGAAACCGCTAATCTGATCCGCTATGCGGGACCGTGGGGGCAAGAATTTGAAGAGCCGTGCTTTGATGGGCAATTCCATATTATCCAACAGCGTCTAGTTGGGGAAAAACACTTAAAGTTAGTATTGGAATCTTTATGTGGCACCATGATGTTTGATGCGATTGCGTTTAATGTGGATCTGAAACGTTGGCCAGATATGCAGGCTAAAACCGTTGAGTTGGTGTATACCCTAGATGTGAATGAATTCCGTGGTAATCAGTCATTGCAATTGATGGTAAAACAAATAAAGGCGGCGTGA
- the brnQ gene encoding branched-chain amino acid transport system II carrier protein, which produces MSVADTFGLGFMTFAFFLGAGNLIFPPFAGMLAGENMSWAMIGFLITAVGLPLSGLIAVARAKGNVMGMLPAFAATALAVAIYIIIGPAFAAPRTGLVAYEIGVRPFLEHTSAVYHIAGLELNVTQMWSTLSFFVIAMVLALFPGKLLDNVGKVLTPLLLTLLVVLAISVIMFTGSAPAAPQGDYASQPLAKGIIEGYNTMDTLASLMFGMLIIDVLKKKGVSDPKAQTRYLVRAAIIAASGLAFVYVSLFFLGTSAGDLAKGTTNGGQILTNFVDFQFGSLGTILLSTVVSLACLTTAVGLIVACSEFFEELIPAFSYRPLVVFFSAICALVANVGLSQLISISIPVLVTIYPVAIALVAITFVTTKLARPEFSHRLVLSVALVFGIIDGLKAAGVDMSALKFLPLFDDGMAWVIPTFFTIIACVAIPRHKSLEAKA; this is translated from the coding sequence ATGAGTGTCGCTGACACATTTGGGCTTGGCTTTATGACATTCGCCTTTTTTTTAGGAGCGGGTAACCTAATTTTCCCTCCATTCGCGGGCATGTTAGCTGGCGAAAACATGAGCTGGGCCATGATTGGCTTTCTGATCACCGCCGTCGGTTTACCGCTGTCAGGCTTAATTGCCGTTGCTCGCGCCAAAGGTAATGTCATGGGCATGTTACCCGCTTTTGCTGCGACCGCATTAGCCGTTGCCATTTACATCATTATCGGCCCAGCATTTGCGGCACCTCGCACAGGGCTTGTCGCTTACGAGATTGGGGTACGCCCATTTTTAGAGCACACTTCTGCCGTTTATCATATTGCAGGATTAGAATTAAACGTTACTCAAATGTGGTCAACGCTAAGTTTCTTTGTCATTGCCATGGTATTGGCACTTTTCCCTGGAAAATTACTCGATAATGTCGGTAAAGTGCTTACTCCTTTACTTTTGACATTGTTAGTCGTGCTGGCCATTTCAGTCATTATGTTCACAGGCTCTGCGCCAGCTGCACCACAAGGTGATTATGCCTCTCAACCACTGGCTAAAGGTATTATTGAAGGCTACAACACCATGGATACTTTAGCCTCATTAATGTTTGGTATGCTGATCATCGATGTTCTGAAAAAGAAAGGGGTCAGTGACCCTAAAGCCCAGACTCGTTATTTGGTTAGAGCGGCTATCATTGCGGCATCTGGTTTAGCTTTCGTTTATGTATCACTATTTTTCTTAGGCACCAGCGCTGGTGATTTAGCCAAAGGCACCACCAATGGCGGTCAAATCTTAACAAACTTTGTTGATTTCCAATTTGGTAGTTTAGGTACGATTCTATTATCAACGGTAGTATCTCTGGCCTGTTTGACCACAGCAGTCGGCTTGATTGTAGCCTGTTCTGAATTTTTTGAAGAGTTGATCCCAGCCTTTAGCTATCGCCCATTGGTTGTTTTCTTCAGTGCGATATGTGCATTAGTGGCTAATGTGGGTTTAAGCCAGTTAATTTCCATCAGCATTCCAGTACTCGTCACCATTTACCCTGTTGCCATTGCACTGGTAGCAATCACTTTTGTGACCACTAAGCTTGCTCGTCCTGAGTTTTCTCATCGCTTAGTGTTAAGCGTGGCATTGGTATTTGGAATTATTGATGGACTAAAAGCGGCAGGCGTCGATATGAGTGCACTTAAATTCTTACCACTGTTTGATGACGGTATGGCATGGGTGATTCCAACCTTCTTTACCATCATTGCATGCGTTGCCATTCCTCGCCATAAATCACTAGAAGCTAAGGCATAA
- the dsbC gene encoding bifunctional protein-disulfide isomerase/oxidoreductase DsbC, protein MKFARIMSLFTALMVTSAFAVAQSPQLPDDNAIKAKVEGTLDLKVLSMQDSPVHGLYIAMTNRGVLYISNDGSKVIHGNMYDLDNRMKNLTEAALAKPRVQQLKKFEKDMLVYKAKNEKHVITVFTDITCGYCRRMHSQMQEYNDLGITVRYLAFPRAGENSSVAKEMKSIWCAKDPLKAMDDAKAGKDVANKTCHANIAAQYELGQSFGVNGTPAVVLDDGTLIPGYQPPERMLQTIEHH, encoded by the coding sequence ATGAAGTTTGCCCGTATCATGTCACTATTTACCGCATTAATGGTGACCTCGGCATTTGCCGTAGCTCAATCGCCACAATTACCCGACGACAATGCCATTAAAGCAAAAGTTGAGGGAACACTCGATTTAAAAGTGTTATCAATGCAAGACTCTCCTGTTCATGGTTTATATATCGCCATGACTAATCGTGGAGTGCTTTATATCAGCAATGATGGTTCTAAAGTCATTCACGGTAATATGTACGATTTAGATAATCGAATGAAAAATTTGACTGAAGCAGCGTTAGCTAAACCTCGAGTACAGCAGCTTAAAAAGTTTGAAAAAGACATGTTGGTTTATAAAGCCAAGAATGAAAAACATGTGATTACTGTATTCACCGACATCACTTGTGGTTATTGCCGTCGCATGCACAGCCAAATGCAAGAGTACAATGATTTAGGGATCACTGTTCGCTACTTAGCCTTCCCACGTGCAGGCGAAAATTCATCAGTAGCCAAAGAAATGAAATCCATTTGGTGTGCAAAAGATCCATTAAAAGCGATGGACGATGCTAAAGCCGGTAAAGATGTTGCGAACAAAACTTGTCACGCCAACATTGCTGCTCAATATGAACTTGGGCAAAGCTTTGGTGTAAATGGTACGCCTGCAGTTGTTCTAGATGACGGTACGCTTATCCCAGGTTATCAACCACCTGAGCGCATGCTACAAACCATTGAGCATCACTAA
- the xerD gene encoding site-specific tyrosine recombinase XerD → MVSRHSYQSDPIIEQFLDETWSIHGLSDNTLSAYRTDLRHLDKFLQQQKTSLQAVELTDLQDFIAHRTEIGTSKNSQARMRSSMRRFYLFLLQKKLIQKDPTALLGKTKLDARIPKSLTEEEVEQLLSTPSDDDVIEARDKAMLELLYATGLRVTELVSLTIEQVSLRQGVIRIVGKGGKERLVPLGEVAGEQLEQYLNLVRHELVDTASSDVLFPSRRGRQMTRQAFWHRIKHYALKANIQSELSPHTLRHAFATHLLNHGADLRVVQLLLGHSDLSTTQIYTHVAKARLQELHAQHHPRG, encoded by the coding sequence ATGGTAAGCCGACATTCCTACCAATCCGACCCTATCATAGAGCAGTTTTTAGATGAGACATGGTCTATTCATGGTCTTAGCGACAACACTCTTTCGGCTTATCGAACCGACTTACGTCACCTTGATAAATTTCTGCAACAACAAAAAACATCATTACAGGCTGTAGAGCTTACTGATCTGCAAGATTTTATAGCCCACCGCACCGAAATCGGTACCTCTAAAAATAGCCAAGCGAGAATGCGCAGCTCAATGCGACGCTTTTATTTGTTTCTGTTACAAAAAAAGTTGATCCAAAAAGATCCAACAGCGTTACTCGGCAAAACCAAACTGGACGCACGTATTCCAAAAAGCTTAACGGAAGAAGAGGTCGAGCAACTGCTTTCAACCCCAAGTGATGATGATGTGATTGAAGCTCGAGATAAAGCCATGCTAGAACTGCTTTATGCCACAGGGCTACGTGTTACAGAACTGGTTTCACTAACGATTGAACAAGTCAGTTTACGCCAAGGTGTTATCCGTATTGTCGGTAAAGGCGGTAAAGAGCGTTTAGTTCCACTAGGTGAGGTCGCTGGTGAACAACTGGAACAATATCTTAATCTTGTTCGTCATGAGCTTGTCGACACCGCCAGCTCTGACGTGCTTTTTCCCTCAAGACGAGGCCGACAAATGACCCGCCAGGCCTTTTGGCATCGGATTAAACACTATGCCTTAAAAGCTAACATCCAATCTGAGCTATCCCCCCATACACTCCGTCATGCCTTTGCGACTCATTTATTGAATCATGGTGCTGATTTACGTGTCGTACAACTTTTATTAGGGCACAGTGATTTATCCACCACTCAAATTTATACTCATGTAGCTAAGGCGCGATTGCAAGAATTACATGCACAGCATCACCCGAGAGGTTGA